The window ATACATTGTGGAAAAGGCATCAATAGAGGATACGTTCAATATAGCATATTCACTATCAAAACACTTTCCAAATCATCCAAAAGTAATATTTGCAATTGATGCAGCATTTAAAGAATTATACTCAAAAACATACAACATACCATTGGAAAAACTTTTAGGACAGGAAAACATAAAACAATGTAAAAACTCAGAAGGCAAAAAAATCTTTCCTGAAGAATATGGATTTGTAGATTTAATAAAAGTATTGCCACAATTTGACAATTACACTTTTGTACTTACAAAGTATCCAAAAGGTGAGATGTATGAAGTATTAAAAGCTTTATCTACAAATTACAAATACGTGGAGGTGCTTTCATGGAAAGAACGTTTGTCTATTTAAAACCAAATGCAGTAAGAAGGGGACTAATCGGAGAAATAATAAAAAGATTTGAACAAAGGGGAATAAAAATAGTTGCACTAAAAATGCACTGGGTAACAAAAGAAGAAGCAGAAGAATTATACAAAATGCACAAGCAAAAGAGCTTTTATAAAGATTTAATAGAATTCATCACAGGCGGTCCAATAGTTGCAATGATAGTAGAAGCACCAAGGGTTATTGAAATGGTTAGACACATAATCGGAAACACCGACCCCCTAAAAGCGGGAACTGGAACAATTAGGGGAGAATTCGCATTAACTACAACCAAAAATCTCATACATGCAAGTGATTCAAAAGAAAATTTTGAAAGAGAATACAAAATATTCTTTAAGGATGAGGAAATTATAGATTACTACTTAGATGTACAAGACGATATATAGAGCTACTTTTTCAAAAACTCTTTTCTTACAGTAAATATCATTACTACAAAGGCAATGATAGAAACTACAATTAAATACTTTAATTCTTGTGATATACCAATGTTGTTTAATTGATAATTTCTCAATGCATAGGTAAGTTTATACGATGGCGTATAAGATGCTAATTTAAACATTGCCTTGGGAAGTGTGGTGACAGGTGTAATACTTCCACTTGTAAAAAAGAAAAACATGGAAAGGGATATTCCCAATATATTAGCTACCGCCTTATTAGGAGAAATACTCGAAATAAATATTGATAGAGCAGAATGAAATATTATTGCCGTTAAAGAAAGCGGAAAAAAGATACTAAAAGGTATTTTT of the Thermosipho affectus genome contains:
- the ndk gene encoding nucleoside-diphosphate kinase, yielding MERTFVYLKPNAVRRGLIGEIIKRFEQRGIKIVALKMHWVTKEEAEELYKMHKQKSFYKDLIEFITGGPIVAMIVEAPRVIEMVRHIIGNTDPLKAGTGTIRGEFALTTTKNLIHASDSKENFEREYKIFFKDEEIIDYYLDVQDDI